A genome region from Methylorubrum populi includes the following:
- a CDS encoding zinc-binding dehydrogenase — MQALQLFGDRDLRLTEVEPPPAPGPGEVRIRVRAVGLNFIDVWGFRGMAFAKRRLPLTVGAEAAGEIAAVGEGVEGLAVGDPVVPYGALTCGRCRACREGRDNLCEDVAGVMGFHIDGFAREFVNMPARLVVKVPAQVAPVQAACAGIAFGTVQHMLFDNARLEPGESILVHAGGSGIGTAAIRMAKAIGCTVYATVGDDAKGEKARALGADHVINYREERFEGEVRRLTQRKGVDVVFEHVGPETWNGSLLCLKRGGRLVTCGSTSGVSTQMNLMQLFQQQYRITGSFGCRVANMRESLDKMAAGITPVVDTVLPLADFARGLERLESRKVFGKILVTL, encoded by the coding sequence ATGCAAGCCCTCCAACTCTTCGGCGACCGCGACCTGCGTCTCACCGAGGTCGAGCCGCCGCCGGCCCCGGGACCGGGCGAGGTGCGGATCCGGGTGCGCGCGGTCGGGCTCAACTTCATCGACGTGTGGGGTTTTCGCGGGATGGCCTTCGCCAAGCGCCGGCTGCCGCTCACCGTCGGCGCCGAGGCCGCCGGCGAGATCGCGGCCGTCGGCGAGGGCGTCGAGGGCCTGGCCGTGGGCGATCCCGTCGTGCCCTACGGCGCGCTGACCTGCGGGCGGTGCCGCGCCTGCCGCGAGGGCCGCGACAACCTGTGCGAGGACGTCGCGGGCGTCATGGGCTTCCACATCGACGGCTTCGCCCGGGAGTTCGTGAACATGCCGGCCCGCCTCGTGGTCAAGGTGCCGGCGCAGGTCGCCCCCGTCCAGGCGGCCTGCGCCGGCATCGCCTTCGGCACGGTGCAGCACATGCTGTTCGACAACGCGCGGCTGGAGCCGGGCGAATCGATCCTGGTCCATGCCGGCGGCTCGGGGATCGGCACGGCGGCGATCAGGATGGCCAAGGCGATCGGCTGCACCGTCTACGCGACGGTGGGCGACGACGCGAAGGGCGAGAAGGCCCGCGCGCTCGGCGCCGACCATGTGATCAACTACCGCGAGGAGCGCTTCGAGGGCGAGGTGCGGCGGCTGACCCAGCGCAAGGGCGTGGACGTGGTGTTCGAGCATGTCGGGCCCGAGACCTGGAACGGCTCGCTGCTGTGCCTCAAGCGCGGCGGCCGGCTCGTCACCTGCGGCTCGACCTCGGGCGTCTCGACCCAGATGAACCTGATGCAACTGTTCCAGCAGCAGTACCGCATCACCGGCTCGTTCGGCTGCCGCGTCGCCAACATGCGCGAGAGCCTCGACAAGATGGCCGCCGGGATCACCCCCGTCGTCGACACGGTGCTGCCGCTGGCCGACTTCGCGCGAGGGCTGGAACGCCTCGAATCGCGCAAGGTGTTCGGGAAGATCCTCGTCACTCTCTGA
- a CDS encoding cupin domain-containing protein: MTDRLTAAQVIDALGLAPHPEGGHYRETFRDPRTIEGRSVGTAIYYLLGLGETSAWHRVDAAEIWHWHAGAPMVITISPNGHDASAHHLGPDLLRGQRPQIVVPAGHWQTATSLGAWTLVGCTVSPGFEFSGFEMAPEDWRPTPRA, translated from the coding sequence ATGACGGACAGGCTCACGGCGGCGCAGGTGATCGACGCGCTCGGGCTGGCGCCGCACCCGGAGGGCGGCCATTACCGCGAGACCTTTCGCGATCCGCGCACGATCGAGGGGCGCTCGGTCGGCACCGCGATCTACTACCTGCTCGGGCTCGGCGAGACCTCGGCCTGGCACCGGGTCGATGCCGCCGAGATCTGGCACTGGCATGCCGGCGCGCCGATGGTGATCACGATCAGCCCCAACGGCCACGACGCCTCGGCGCACCATCTCGGGCCCGACCTCCTGCGCGGCCAGCGCCCGCAGATCGTGGTGCCGGCCGGCCATTGGCAGACGGCGACCAGCCTCGGCGCCTGGACGCTCGTCGGCTGCACGGTCTCGCCCGGCTTCGAATTTTCCGGCTTCGAGATGGCCCCGGAGGACTGGCGCCCGACCCCGCGCGCCTGA
- a CDS encoding DUF4166 domain-containing protein, whose amino-acid sequence MGGAGAFGARLVAGLAATTDLRVIVAGRDAARAQAVARTVPDGRGRAARLDASRASAADLRALGADLVVDAAGPFQGGAPVLARAAVAAGLPYLDLADGRDFVAAFPSLDEAARAAGVAALTGASSTPALSNAALDAITEGWRAVETVRVAIVPGNRAPRGLSVMRAILSYAGRPVRVLRAGAWRTEPGWGLLTRLAVPGLGRRFASLCETPDLDIFPARYPRLRTALFRAGLELPVLHLGLGLASLPVRAGLLPSLVPFARPFLAMAGRLDRFGSDRGGMSVEALGRDADGRPARAVWSLVAEAGDGPCVPTLPALAAIRRLTDPRGAPIPPGARACTGVLTLGEIEAEMARHAIRTERTVTHPPPLFERALGAGFARMPEAVRALHGSVGDGAFRGRAEVRRGRGPLVALIAGLFRLPPAMADGPLRVTMEPDFDADAELWTRHVPGRRFSSRMRLAGPEGRGRVRERFGPFSMELTVSAGADGLDMAVTGWRLGPLPLPRRLRPTTRASERVDAQGRFRFDVALFLPLAGLLVHYRGWLVPEPGRVEDEA is encoded by the coding sequence GTGGGCGGGGCCGGCGCCTTCGGGGCGCGGCTCGTCGCCGGACTCGCCGCGACCACCGATCTGCGCGTCATCGTCGCCGGCCGCGACGCGGCGCGGGCGCAGGCCGTGGCCCGGACCGTGCCGGACGGGCGCGGACGGGCGGCCCGCCTCGACGCGAGCCGGGCGAGTGCGGCGGACCTGCGGGCGCTCGGCGCCGATCTCGTGGTCGATGCCGCCGGGCCGTTCCAGGGCGGCGCGCCGGTGCTCGCCCGCGCGGCCGTCGCCGCCGGCTTGCCCTATCTCGACCTCGCCGACGGGCGCGACTTCGTGGCGGCCTTCCCGTCCCTCGACGAGGCGGCGCGGGCGGCCGGCGTGGCCGCGCTCACCGGCGCCAGCTCGACGCCGGCCCTGTCGAACGCCGCGCTCGACGCGATCACCGAGGGCTGGCGCGCGGTCGAGACGGTGCGGGTCGCCATCGTGCCGGGCAACCGGGCGCCGCGCGGCCTCTCGGTGATGCGCGCGATCCTGTCCTATGCCGGCCGGCCCGTGCGGGTGCTGCGCGCGGGCGCGTGGCGGACCGAGCCCGGCTGGGGCCTCCTGACCCGCCTTGCGGTGCCGGGGCTGGGGCGGCGCTTCGCCAGCCTGTGCGAGACGCCCGACCTCGACATTTTCCCCGCGCGTTACCCCCGCCTGCGGACGGCCCTGTTCCGGGCCGGGCTCGAACTGCCGGTGCTGCATCTCGGCCTCGGCCTCGCCAGCCTGCCCGTCCGGGCCGGGCTGCTCCCCTCGCTCGTTCCCTTCGCGCGCCCCTTCCTGGCGATGGCGGGCCGGCTCGACCGCTTCGGCAGCGACCGGGGCGGGATGAGCGTCGAGGCGCTGGGGCGGGACGCCGACGGGCGCCCGGCGCGGGCCGTGTGGAGCCTCGTCGCCGAGGCCGGCGACGGTCCCTGCGTCCCCACCCTGCCGGCGCTCGCCGCGATCCGTCGCCTCACCGATCCGCGGGGCGCGCCGATCCCGCCCGGCGCCCGCGCCTGCACCGGCGTGCTGACGCTCGGCGAGATCGAGGCCGAGATGGCCCGCCACGCCATCCGCACGGAGCGCACGGTGACGCACCCCCCGCCCCTGTTCGAGCGGGCGCTCGGGGCCGGCTTCGCCCGGATGCCCGAGGCCGTGCGCGCCCTGCACGGGTCGGTCGGCGACGGCGCCTTCCGCGGCCGGGCCGAGGTGCGCCGCGGGCGCGGGCCCCTGGTCGCGCTGATCGCCGGGCTGTTCCGGCTGCCGCCCGCGATGGCCGACGGGCCGCTCCGCGTCACCATGGAGCCCGACTTCGATGCCGACGCGGAACTCTGGACGCGCCATGTCCCGGGCCGCCGCTTCTCCAGCCGGATGCGGCTCGCCGGCCCCGAGGGGCGTGGGCGGGTGCGCGAGCGCTTCGGCCCGTTCTCGATGGAGTTGACCGTGAGCGCCGGTGCGGACGGCCTCGACATGGCGGTGACCGGCTGGCGGCTCGGGCCCCTCCCCCTGCCGCGGCGCCTGCGGCCGACGACGCGGGCGAGCGAGCGGGTCGATGCGCAGGGCCGCTTCCGCTTCGACGTGGCCCTGTTCCTGCCGCTCGCCGGCCTGCTGGTGCATTACAGGGGCTGGCTCGTGCCCGAACCGGGCCGCGTGGAGGACGAGGCATGA
- a CDS encoding phosphoenolpyruvate carboxylase — protein MPLEDPRPAPADAAAPPRATTVAKAADAAHPAGRDREAELLDLVARSREQASEDPFRNPVLAVTLAITRRLDRDEIGEADLDALLATLRRRALTARAERLRAYVGLDGDAAAGDTAPAVDLAQRLVAAVARGSGDFEAFRERVGRTAFAAVFTAHPTFGMPRAVAELIARAASLADADERAPLIGEAAARSTRPDPQISLDDEFEQACIAANHGRAAIDAFNGAILDAARARWPDRWTELVPKPLAIASWVGCDTDGRTDIGWWDTMRYRLISKRMQFDRLLRDLPDVPATRVVRELTAGARDAVERQLAGAPLLGTKPSLEAVHRFALALIIERERAQTDAGPILAGLAAALGAAESDADRRAIAVLRSGVSAHGLSNALPHFRLNASQIHNAVRRVIDLEGEPTDAAQRRSHLAAINTLLNDVRPVPVDFGALAAERASAARLMMTITQILKHVDGTHPVRFLIAETETGYTLLAALWLARHYGISDRLEITPLFETASALEQGIRVLDDALRNPHWRAHLKRLGRLSVQFGYSDSGRYVGQLAATFWVERLRLRITELMTQNGLSDIELVIFDTHGESIGRGAHPTSLRDRLAYLAPEDSRRRNAAAGIRERLESSFQGSDGYLMFGSAQLAGASVARIAEHVFADALAEDDAFADYALNERAAAPAADPIYEEADFAAEFFRVVRQDMEALVDDRGYAALLGTFGPSLIDRTGSRPVARQSDGGGPAAITHPRQMRAIPNNAILQQLGYLANSLHGVGRAAHRAPELFRHMRQDSVRFSRAFRLVQHASSVGDLDVMRAYIDTLDPAVWLERARRTRSDARRDELVTIAAALERLNLSPDLRRLFGRLTRDGLFLQAAAPDLAAMSNRLALLHAIRLALIHRIWFLAAHIPSFRPQAGLTREALLERFLRLDIDGCLTLLDEIFPVTPDPTLGLNFGEPPGPRDVGTYETEHNTLFGPIRRMFERVREISGIIQHEVGAFG, from the coding sequence ATGCCCCTCGAAGACCCTCGCCCCGCCCCCGCCGACGCGGCGGCCCCGCCCCGGGCGACGACGGTGGCGAAAGCCGCCGACGCCGCGCACCCGGCCGGTCGCGACCGGGAGGCCGAACTCCTCGACCTCGTGGCGCGCTCCCGCGAGCAGGCGAGCGAGGACCCGTTCCGCAACCCCGTGCTGGCGGTGACGCTCGCCATCACCCGCCGGCTCGACCGGGACGAGATCGGCGAGGCGGATCTCGACGCGCTGCTCGCGACCCTGCGGCGGCGGGCGCTGACCGCGCGGGCCGAGCGCCTGCGCGCCTATGTCGGCCTCGACGGCGACGCGGCGGCGGGCGACACGGCGCCGGCGGTGGATCTCGCACAGCGCCTCGTCGCGGCGGTGGCGCGGGGCTCGGGCGATTTCGAGGCGTTTCGCGAGCGCGTCGGCCGCACCGCCTTCGCGGCGGTGTTCACAGCGCATCCGACCTTCGGCATGCCCCGGGCCGTGGCGGAACTGATCGCCCGGGCCGCCTCCCTGGCGGACGCCGACGAACGGGCGCCGCTCATCGGCGAGGCCGCCGCCCGCTCGACCCGGCCCGACCCGCAGATCAGCCTCGACGACGAGTTCGAGCAGGCCTGCATCGCCGCCAACCACGGCCGCGCGGCGATCGACGCGTTCAACGGCGCGATCCTCGACGCCGCCCGCGCCCGCTGGCCGGATCGCTGGACCGAACTGGTCCCGAAGCCGCTCGCCATCGCGAGCTGGGTCGGCTGCGACACCGACGGGCGCACCGATATCGGCTGGTGGGACACCATGCGCTACCGGCTGATCTCGAAGCGCATGCAGTTCGACCGGCTCCTGCGCGACCTGCCGGATGTCCCGGCGACCCGCGTGGTGCGCGAACTGACCGCGGGCGCGCGCGATGCCGTCGAGCGCCAGCTCGCGGGGGCGCCGCTGCTCGGCACCAAGCCGTCGCTGGAGGCGGTCCACCGCTTCGCGCTGGCCCTGATCATCGAGCGCGAGCGGGCGCAGACCGATGCCGGGCCGATCCTGGCCGGTCTCGCCGCCGCCCTCGGCGCCGCCGAGTCCGACGCGGACCGCCGCGCCATCGCCGTGCTGCGCTCCGGCGTCTCCGCGCACGGCCTGTCGAACGCGCTGCCGCATTTCCGGCTCAACGCCAGCCAGATCCACAACGCGGTGCGCCGGGTCATCGACCTGGAGGGCGAGCCGACCGACGCGGCGCAGCGCCGCTCGCACCTCGCGGCGATCAACACGCTGCTCAACGACGTGCGGCCGGTGCCGGTCGATTTCGGCGCGCTCGCCGCCGAACGCGCCTCGGCCGCGCGGCTGATGATGACGATCACGCAGATCCTCAAGCACGTCGACGGCACCCATCCGGTGCGCTTCCTGATCGCCGAGACCGAGACCGGCTACACCCTGCTCGCGGCTTTGTGGCTCGCGCGCCACTACGGCATCTCCGACAGGCTCGAGATCACGCCGCTGTTCGAGACGGCGAGCGCGCTGGAACAGGGCATCCGCGTCCTCGACGACGCCCTGCGCAACCCGCACTGGCGCGCCCATCTCAAGCGGCTCGGCCGGCTCTCGGTCCAGTTCGGCTACTCGGATTCCGGGCGCTATGTCGGCCAGCTCGCGGCGACCTTCTGGGTCGAGCGCCTGCGCCTGCGCATCACCGAGCTGATGACGCAGAACGGGCTTTCCGACATCGAACTCGTGATCTTCGACACCCACGGCGAGTCGATCGGCCGCGGCGCCCACCCGACGTCGCTGCGCGACCGCCTCGCCTATCTCGCGCCGGAGGATTCGCGCCGGCGCAACGCCGCCGCGGGCATCCGCGAGCGGCTGGAATCGAGCTTCCAGGGCTCGGACGGCTACCTGATGTTCGGCTCGGCCCAGCTCGCCGGGGCCTCGGTGGCGCGCATCGCCGAGCACGTCTTCGCCGACGCGCTCGCCGAGGACGACGCCTTCGCCGACTACGCGCTGAACGAGCGGGCCGCCGCGCCCGCCGCCGACCCGATCTACGAGGAAGCCGACTTCGCCGCCGAGTTCTTTCGCGTCGTCCGCCAGGATATGGAGGCCTTGGTCGACGACCGCGGCTACGCGGCGCTGCTCGGCACCTTCGGCCCGAGCCTGATCGACCGCACCGGCTCGCGCCCCGTGGCGCGCCAGTCGGACGGCGGCGGCCCGGCCGCGATCACCCATCCGCGCCAGATGCGGGCGATCCCCAACAACGCGATCCTGCAGCAGCTCGGCTACCTCGCCAATTCCCTGCACGGCGTCGGCCGCGCCGCCCACCGGGCGCCGGAGCTGTTCCGCCACATGCGCCAGGACTCGGTGCGCTTCTCCCGCGCCTTCCGCCTCGTGCAGCACGCGTCCAGCGTCGGCGACCTCGACGTGATGCGCGCCTATATCGACACCCTCGACCCGGCGGTGTGGCTGGAGCGGGCCCGCCGCACCCGGAGCGACGCGCGGCGCGACGAACTCGTCACCATCGCCGCCGCCCTGGAGCGGCTGAACCTCTCGCCCGACCTGCGCCGCCTGTTCGGGCGGCTCACCCGCGACGGGCTTTTCCTCCAGGCCGCGGCGCCGGATCTGGCCGCCATGTCGAACCGGCTCGCCCTGCTGCACGCGATCCGCCTCGCGCTGATCCACCGGATCTGGTTCCTGGCCGCCCACATCCCGAGCTTCCGGCCGCAGGCGGGCCTGACCCGCGAGGCGCTGCTGGAGCGCTTCCTGCGCCTCGACATCGACGGCTGCCTGACGCTGCTCGACGAGATCTTTCCGGTGACCCCCGACCCGACGCTGGGCCTCAACTTCGGCGAGCCGCCGGGCCCGCGCGACGTCGGCACCTACGAGACCGAGCACAACACCCTGTTCGGGCCGATCCGGCGGATGTTCGAGCGGGTGCGGGAGATTTCCGGGATCATCCAGCACGAGGTCGGCGCGTTCGGCTGA
- a CDS encoding (2Fe-2S)-binding protein encodes MIKLTVNGAERSFDGDPEMPLLWYLRDELGLTGTKFGCGIAQCGACTIHLGGTAARSCITPVSSAEGQEVTTIEGLSPDGNHPVQAAWRDLNVAQCGYCQTGQIMQAASLLKDAPKPTDQQIDETMSGNICRCGTYPRIRAAIHQAAGQTAPANTGERL; translated from the coding sequence ATGATAAAACTCACGGTCAACGGAGCCGAACGCAGCTTCGACGGCGATCCCGAGATGCCGCTGCTGTGGTACCTGCGCGACGAGCTCGGCCTCACCGGCACCAAGTTCGGCTGCGGCATCGCCCAGTGCGGCGCCTGCACGATCCATCTCGGCGGCACCGCCGCACGCTCCTGCATCACCCCGGTCTCGTCCGCGGAAGGCCAGGAGGTCACGACCATCGAGGGGCTGTCTCCCGACGGCAACCACCCGGTCCAGGCGGCGTGGCGCGACCTGAACGTGGCCCAGTGCGGCTACTGCCAGACCGGCCAGATCATGCAGGCGGCCTCGCTCCTCAAGGACGCACCGAAGCCGACCGATCAGCAGATCGACGAGACCATGAGCGGCAACATCTGTCGCTGCGGCACCTATCCGCGCATCCGCGCCGCGATCCATCAGGCCGCCGGCCAGACGGCGCCCGCCAACACGGGAGAGCGCCTGTGA
- a CDS encoding xanthine dehydrogenase family protein molybdopterin-binding subunit, translating into MIHEAKPMAELAASENASGPVRIDNVSRRGVVGGMGALVLALSLPDRARADEGQTKEQKERKFGADGMPNGWRDDPKIFVSIARDGTVTITNHRSEMGQGVRTSVALTVADELEADWAKVKVIQAWGEETRFGNQDTDGSRSLRHFFRHFRHAGAAARLMLVRAAAKRWGVPEGEVKAEGHVLTHARSGRTLGYGEVAEAAASLPVPARESVRLKKPEAFRYIGKGRIGLVDNRDITTGKAVYALDVKLDGMLFAVVARPAVYGGKVVSFDDSETLKVPGVVKTVKIEGGEIPSEFMPLGGIAVIARNTWAAMKGREALKVTWDDGPNAAYDTAAFRKELETAARAPGKVVRVAGDVDGAMKGARTKIEAEYFVPHLAQAPMEPPAAVARIKDGICEAWACTQGPQAAHDRVMKRLDLPADKVRVNVTLLGGGFGRKSKPDYVVEAALCSRAMDGAPVKLVWTREDDIRHGYYHTISVERIEAGLDDKGLPVAWLHRSVAPTIGSIFAPDPKHELPFELGMGLVNNPFALENLRFENPEAAAHTRIGWFRSVSNIPHAFAIQSFVAELAHAAGRDPKDYLLDLIGPARNIDPTGMGDVWNYGEDPKRYPVETGRLRRVIETVADGAKWGRKLEKGRGLGLAGHYSFVTYTAVAAEVEVDDKGQVKVHAIDIAVDCGPQVNPERVRSQMEGAVVMGMGLALTSKITFRNGRTEQSNYDGYEVLRIDAAPKAVRVHLVPSDTYDAPLGGVGEPGVPPVAPAIANAVFAATGRRVRELPLRDQLST; encoded by the coding sequence GTGATTCACGAAGCGAAGCCGATGGCGGAACTCGCCGCCTCCGAGAACGCGTCCGGCCCGGTCCGGATCGACAACGTCAGCCGCCGCGGCGTGGTCGGCGGCATGGGCGCGCTCGTGCTCGCGCTGTCGCTCCCGGACCGCGCCAGGGCCGACGAGGGCCAGACCAAGGAGCAGAAGGAAAGGAAATTCGGCGCCGACGGCATGCCCAACGGCTGGCGCGACGATCCGAAGATCTTCGTCTCGATCGCGCGTGACGGCACCGTCACGATCACCAATCACCGCTCCGAGATGGGCCAGGGCGTGCGCACCTCGGTGGCGCTCACCGTCGCCGACGAGCTGGAGGCCGACTGGGCGAAGGTGAAGGTGATCCAGGCCTGGGGCGAGGAGACCCGCTTCGGCAACCAGGACACCGACGGTTCGCGCAGCCTGCGCCACTTCTTCCGGCATTTCCGCCATGCCGGCGCCGCCGCGCGGCTGATGCTGGTCCGGGCCGCTGCCAAGCGGTGGGGCGTGCCGGAGGGCGAGGTGAAGGCGGAGGGTCACGTGCTGACCCACGCCAGGTCCGGGCGCACGCTCGGCTACGGCGAGGTGGCCGAGGCCGCGGCCTCCCTGCCGGTGCCGGCGCGCGAGAGCGTGCGGTTGAAGAAGCCCGAGGCCTTCCGCTACATCGGCAAGGGCCGGATCGGCCTCGTCGACAACCGCGACATCACCACCGGCAAGGCGGTCTACGCCCTCGACGTGAAGCTCGACGGCATGCTTTTCGCCGTCGTCGCCCGCCCGGCGGTCTACGGCGGCAAAGTCGTTTCCTTCGACGATTCGGAAACCTTGAAGGTGCCCGGCGTCGTCAAGACCGTGAAGATCGAGGGCGGCGAGATCCCGTCCGAGTTCATGCCGCTCGGCGGCATCGCGGTCATCGCCAGGAACACCTGGGCGGCGATGAAGGGCCGCGAGGCCCTGAAAGTGACCTGGGACGACGGCCCGAACGCCGCCTACGACACCGCCGCCTTCCGCAAGGAACTGGAGACGGCCGCCCGCGCGCCGGGCAAGGTCGTACGGGTCGCGGGCGACGTCGATGGGGCGATGAAGGGCGCCAGGACGAAGATCGAGGCCGAGTACTTCGTGCCCCATCTCGCCCAGGCGCCGATGGAGCCCCCGGCCGCGGTCGCCCGCATCAAGGACGGCATCTGCGAGGCCTGGGCCTGCACGCAGGGGCCGCAGGCCGCCCATGACCGGGTGATGAAGCGCCTCGACCTGCCCGCCGACAAGGTGCGGGTGAACGTGACGCTGCTCGGCGGCGGCTTCGGCCGCAAGTCGAAGCCCGACTACGTGGTCGAGGCGGCGCTCTGCTCGCGGGCCATGGACGGCGCGCCGGTCAAGCTGGTCTGGACCCGCGAGGACGACATCCGGCACGGCTACTACCACACCATCTCGGTGGAGCGGATCGAGGCCGGCCTCGACGACAAGGGCCTGCCGGTGGCGTGGCTGCACCGCTCGGTCGCGCCGACGATCGGCTCGATCTTCGCGCCCGATCCGAAGCACGAACTGCCGTTCGAGCTGGGCATGGGCCTCGTCAACAATCCCTTCGCCCTCGAGAACCTGCGGTTCGAGAACCCGGAGGCCGCCGCCCACACCCGGATCGGCTGGTTCCGCTCGGTCTCGAACATCCCGCACGCCTTCGCGATCCAGTCCTTCGTGGCCGAACTCGCGCACGCCGCGGGCCGGGATCCGAAGGATTATCTCTTGGATCTCATCGGCCCCGCGCGAAACATCGACCCGACCGGGATGGGCGATGTCTGGAACTACGGCGAGGATCCGAAGCGCTACCCCGTCGAGACCGGCCGCCTGCGGCGCGTCATCGAGACGGTGGCCGACGGGGCCAAGTGGGGCCGCAAGCTGGAGAAGGGCCGGGGTCTCGGCCTCGCCGGCCACTACAGCTTCGTCACCTACACCGCGGTCGCGGCCGAGGTGGAGGTGGACGACAAGGGCCAGGTGAAGGTCCACGCCATCGACATCGCCGTCGATTGCGGGCCGCAGGTGAACCCGGAGCGCGTCCGCTCGCAGATGGAGGGGGCGGTGGTGATGGGGATGGGCCTCGCGCTCACCTCGAAGATCACCTTCAGGAACGGCCGGACCGAGCAGTCCAACTACGACGGCTACGAGGTCCTGCGCATCGACGCCGCCCCGAAGGCGGTGCGGGTGCATCTCGTGCCCTCGGACACCTACGACGCTCCGCTCGGCGGCGTCGGCGAGCCGGGCGTGCCCCCGGTCGCGCCGGCGATCGCCAACGCGGTCTTCGCGGCCACCGGCCGCCGGGTGCGCGAGCTGCCGCTGCGCGACCAGCTCAGCACCTGA
- a CDS encoding LuxR family transcriptional regulator — translation MSRKSLDLTLAILKSLDRAHSREDVLRAIMPRLGAFGIEYIISAMIPQKRLPSRTQKNYVILENTSDEWNRLYFSKGYMYADPIVQATLQSTTGFRWSEIETAGPLDPRSRQVMGEAREFGLGDGFTVPLATLEEERGGLTFAGRQIDVSPAQRGVLTLLASYVVGQTLLIANGPNERRMGLTPRERESLQWVAEGKTDWEIGELMGISHHGVDFHLRSARVKLGCVSRTQAVAEGFRRGLII, via the coding sequence ATGTCCAGAAAATCACTCGACCTGACGTTGGCGATCCTCAAGTCGCTCGACCGGGCGCATTCGCGCGAGGATGTCCTGCGGGCAATCATGCCGCGCCTCGGAGCCTTCGGGATCGAATACATCATCTCCGCGATGATCCCGCAGAAACGTCTCCCGTCACGGACACAGAAGAACTACGTCATCCTCGAAAATACATCGGACGAGTGGAACCGGCTCTACTTCTCGAAAGGGTACATGTACGCCGACCCGATCGTTCAGGCGACGCTGCAGAGCACGACGGGCTTCCGCTGGTCCGAGATCGAGACGGCCGGCCCGCTCGATCCGCGCTCGCGGCAGGTCATGGGCGAGGCGCGCGAATTCGGCCTCGGCGACGGCTTCACCGTGCCGCTCGCCACCCTGGAGGAGGAGCGCGGCGGCCTGACCTTCGCCGGGCGGCAGATCGACGTCAGCCCGGCGCAGCGCGGCGTGCTGACCCTGCTGGCTTCCTACGTGGTCGGGCAGACGCTGCTGATCGCCAACGGGCCCAACGAGCGCCGGATGGGGCTGACGCCGCGCGAGCGCGAGAGCCTGCAATGGGTGGCCGAAGGCAAGACCGACTGGGAGATCGGCGAGCTGATGGGCATCTCCCACCACGGGGTCGATTTCCACCTGCGCTCCGCCCGGGTGAAGCTCGGCTGCGTCTCCCGCACCCAGGCGGTGGCCGAAGGGTTCCGGCGCGGACTGATCATCTAG
- a CDS encoding GNAT family N-acetyltransferase, with amino-acid sequence MIHVVTAENMQDYAGALDQAFRLRHRVFVEELGWHNLARPDKREIDEFDDEHAVHLLAIDENDTVIGYSRLLPTTRPYLLPIVLPQLCEGTPPSGPHVVEWGRICVAECARTSGRRLNPTALALMTAIVEWGLPRGVTSFVSEMPTSWILRLLQLHLRAIPLGLPHEIEGEEIVAVEAAFDRRALRQLQTKRGDIRSVLAPPRASITRLAS; translated from the coding sequence ATGATCCATGTCGTGACGGCGGAGAACATGCAGGACTATGCCGGTGCCCTGGATCAGGCTTTCCGCCTGCGGCACCGGGTGTTCGTCGAGGAGCTGGGCTGGCACAACCTCGCGCGGCCCGACAAGCGCGAGATCGACGAGTTCGACGACGAGCACGCCGTCCACCTGCTCGCGATCGATGAGAACGACACCGTCATCGGCTACTCGCGCCTGTTGCCGACGACCCGCCCCTACCTGCTGCCGATCGTTCTGCCGCAGCTCTGCGAGGGCACGCCGCCCTCGGGCCCGCACGTCGTCGAGTGGGGCCGCATCTGCGTGGCCGAATGCGCCCGCACCTCGGGCCGGCGGCTCAACCCGACGGCGCTGGCGCTGATGACGGCCATCGTCGAGTGGGGCCTGCCGCGGGGCGTGACGAGCTTCGTCTCCGAGATGCCGACGAGCTGGATCCTGCGCCTCCTGCAATTGCATCTGCGCGCCATCCCCCTCGGCCTGCCCCATGAGATCGAGGGCGAGGAGATCGTCGCGGTCGAGGCGGCCTTCGACCGCCGCGCCCTGCGCCAGCTCCAGACCAAGCGCGGCGACATCCGCTCCGTGCTCGCCCCGCCGCGGGCCAGCATCACGCGCCTCGCATCCTGA